The Vibrio pomeroyi genome window below encodes:
- the rnpA gene encoding ribonuclease P protein component, with protein sequence MLTPEHYQNVFKQAHRAGSPHFTIIARNNSLSNPRLGLAVPKKQIKTAVGRNRFKRLTRESFRNTQHKLPNKDFVVIAKKSAQDLSNEEMFKLLDKLWLRLSRPSRG encoded by the coding sequence TTGTTAACTCCCGAACATTATCAAAATGTCTTCAAGCAAGCTCATCGAGCTGGCTCTCCTCATTTCACCATCATTGCTCGAAATAACTCTCTTTCAAATCCTCGCCTTGGATTAGCCGTTCCGAAAAAGCAGATTAAAACCGCAGTTGGTCGTAACCGATTCAAGCGTCTTACTCGTGAAAGCTTTCGTAACACTCAACACAAACTTCCTAACAAAGATTTTGTTGTAATCGCTAAGAAGAGCGCGCAAGATTTAAGCAATGAAGAAATGTTCAAGCTACTCGACAAATTATGGCTTCGCCTGTCTCGCCCTTCGCGTGGATAG
- the rpmH gene encoding 50S ribosomal protein L34 yields the protein MKRTFQPTVLKRKRTHGFRARMATKNGRATINARRAKGRKRLSK from the coding sequence ATGAAACGCACTTTTCAACCTACAGTTCTAAAGCGTAAGCGTACTCACGGTTTCCGTGCTCGCATGGCTACTAAGAACGGTCGCGCAACAATCAATGCACGTCGTGCAAAAGGCCGTAAGCGTCTTTCTAAGTAA
- the yidC gene encoding membrane protein insertase YidC: MDSQRNILLIALALVSFLLFQQWNVAKNPAPQAVEQAQSGSTLPAPSYADDLDPAPGQVASAKTITVTTDVLTLSIDTVGGDVVKANLNDYSAEFDSEDTFVLLKNEPGHQFIAQSGLVGPQGIDLSSTNRPSYTVSADSFKLAEGQDELRIPMTYQANGLDYTKTFVLKRGSYAIDVEYDVINNSGNNATFGMYAHLRQNVMDDGGSLTMPTYRGGAYSTEDTRYKKYSFDDMQDRNLSLNLANGQGWAAMIQHYFASAWIPRDEAGSNLYTRVIGNLGDIGVRMPNKTIANGDEASFKATLWVGPKLQDQMAETAPNLDLVVDYGWLWFIAKPLHTLLSFIQGFVSNWGVAIIILTFIVRGAMYPLTKAQYTSMAKMRMLQPKLTAMRERIGDDRQRMSQEMMELYKKEKVNPLGGCLPILLQMPIFISLYWALMESVELRHSPFFGWITDLSAQDPYYILPLLMGASMFLIQKMSPTTVTDPMQQKIMTFMPVMFTFFFLFFPSGLVLYWLVSNIVTLIQQTLIYRALEKKGLHSK, from the coding sequence ATGGATTCTCAACGTAATATCCTGTTAATCGCATTGGCATTGGTTTCTTTCCTACTTTTCCAACAATGGAACGTAGCTAAGAACCCAGCACCACAAGCGGTTGAGCAGGCACAATCTGGCAGCACCCTACCAGCGCCATCTTATGCAGATGATCTAGACCCGGCACCTGGTCAAGTTGCTTCTGCAAAAACTATCACAGTAACAACTGATGTACTGACTCTGTCAATTGATACGGTTGGTGGTGATGTCGTTAAAGCAAACCTAAACGATTACTCTGCTGAGTTCGATTCTGAAGATACGTTTGTTCTTCTTAAAAACGAACCAGGTCACCAATTTATCGCTCAAAGCGGTCTAGTTGGTCCTCAAGGTATCGATTTAAGCAGCACTAACCGCCCTAGCTACACGGTTTCAGCAGACAGCTTCAAGCTAGCTGAAGGTCAAGATGAACTACGCATCCCAATGACTTACCAAGCGAACGGCCTTGATTACACAAAAACATTCGTACTTAAGCGCGGCAGCTACGCGATTGACGTTGAATACGATGTAATCAACAACTCTGGTAACAACGCGACATTCGGCATGTACGCTCACCTACGTCAAAACGTTATGGATGACGGCGGTAGCCTAACAATGCCAACTTACCGTGGTGGTGCTTACTCTACGGAAGATACGCGTTACAAAAAATACAGCTTCGACGATATGCAAGATCGCAACCTGTCTCTTAACCTAGCAAATGGTCAAGGTTGGGCTGCGATGATTCAACACTACTTTGCAAGTGCTTGGATCCCACGCGACGAAGCGGGCAGCAACCTTTACACTCGTGTAATCGGTAACCTTGGCGACATCGGTGTTCGTATGCCGAACAAAACCATCGCTAACGGCGACGAAGCGAGCTTCAAAGCAACGCTTTGGGTTGGTCCAAAACTTCAAGACCAAATGGCTGAAACAGCACCTAACCTAGACCTAGTAGTTGACTACGGCTGGTTATGGTTCATTGCTAAACCTCTTCATACTCTGCTTTCGTTCATTCAAGGCTTCGTATCGAACTGGGGTGTGGCAATCATCATCCTAACTTTCATCGTTCGTGGTGCTATGTACCCACTAACGAAAGCTCAGTACACGTCTATGGCGAAAATGCGCATGCTTCAGCCTAAGCTGACTGCAATGCGTGAGCGTATTGGCGACGACCGTCAACGCATGAGCCAAGAAATGATGGAGCTTTACAAGAAAGAGAAAGTAAACCCACTAGGTGGTTGTTTACCTATCCTTCTGCAAATGCCTATCTTCATTTCACTATACTGGGCACTAATGGAGTCTGTTGAACTGCGTCACTCACCGTTCTTCGGTTGGATTACTGACCTTTCAGCACAAGACCCATACTACATCTTGCCACTTCTGATGGGTGCTTCAATGTTCCTAATCCAGAAGATGAGCCCGACAACTGTAACGGATCCAATGCAGCAGAAGATCATGACCTTTATGCCGGTTATGTTCACATTCTTCTTCCTGTTCTTCCCTTCAGGTCTGGTTCTATACTGGTTAGTATCGAACATCGTAACTCTGATTCAGCAAACGCTTATCTATCGCGCGCTGGAAAAGAAAGGCTTACATTCTAAGTAA
- the yidD gene encoding membrane protein insertion efficiency factor YidD produces the protein MASPVSPFAWIALIPIYFYRWFISPLIGPRCRFTPTCSLYAIEALKAHGFVKGCWLSGKRLLKCHPLNEGGFDPVPPVQKQDRDK, from the coding sequence ATGGCTTCGCCTGTCTCGCCCTTCGCGTGGATAGCGCTAATACCCATCTATTTTTATAGATGGTTTATTAGTCCACTCATCGGCCCACGCTGCCGATTTACTCCAACCTGCTCTTTATATGCGATAGAAGCGTTGAAAGCTCACGGTTTTGTAAAAGGGTGTTGGTTATCAGGCAAACGTCTATTAAAATGCCATCCTTTGAACGAAGGGGGCTTTGACCCCGTTCCACCAGTCCAAAAACAAGACAGAGATAAATAA
- a CDS encoding amino acid ABC transporter ATP-binding protein — translation MIKLQNIHKQFGDTEVLKGIDLEIKQGEIIVIIGSSGTGKSTLLRCVNFLEQADQGTISIDDINVDAQKHTKAEVLALRRKTGFVFQNYALFAHQTARQNIAEGLITVRGWKKQQAYEKAQQILDDIGLGDKADSYPAALSGGQQQRVGIGRAMALQPELLLFDEPTSALDPEWVGEVLNLMKKLANQHQTMLVVTHEMQFAREVADRVIFMADGHIVEQGSPQDIFGNPQDPKLKKFLNKVGID, via the coding sequence ATGATCAAATTACAAAATATCCACAAGCAGTTTGGTGACACCGAAGTTTTGAAAGGGATCGACCTAGAAATCAAGCAAGGTGAGATAATTGTCATCATAGGTTCAAGTGGGACTGGTAAATCTACCTTACTGCGTTGTGTGAACTTTCTAGAGCAAGCCGATCAGGGCACCATTTCGATTGATGATATTAATGTTGATGCTCAGAAACACACCAAAGCAGAGGTGCTTGCACTGCGTCGTAAGACCGGTTTTGTGTTCCAGAACTATGCCCTATTCGCTCATCAAACCGCGAGACAGAATATTGCTGAAGGTTTGATTACCGTTCGTGGCTGGAAGAAGCAGCAAGCCTATGAAAAAGCACAACAAATACTCGATGATATTGGTTTAGGTGACAAAGCCGATAGCTACCCAGCAGCGCTCTCTGGTGGCCAACAACAACGCGTTGGTATTGGCCGTGCAATGGCACTCCAACCTGAGCTTTTGTTGTTTGATGAGCCAACCTCAGCGCTTGATCCTGAATGGGTTGGCGAAGTGCTTAACTTAATGAAAAAGTTAGCAAATCAGCATCAAACCATGCTGGTGGTCACCCATGAAATGCAGTTCGCTAGAGAGGTCGCAGACCGAGTGATCTTCATGGCTGATGGTCATATTGTCGAGCAGGGATCTCCACAGGATATTTTCGGTAATCCACAGGATCCTAAATTAAAAAAATTCTTAAATAAGGTTGGGATCGACTAA